The proteins below come from a single Miscanthus floridulus cultivar M001 chromosome 1, ASM1932011v1, whole genome shotgun sequence genomic window:
- the LOC136503434 gene encoding phytosulfokines 2-like, giving the protein MASGSKRLKSSLLVVAALLLLICICTTMGQAARPEPGSKDHMPQRAVSAAGVAGHEKSGSAAGVEMHQDEPEEMREREDDGDEREECLMRRTLVAHTDYIYTQGKHN; this is encoded by the exons ATGGCCTCCGGCTCCAAGCGGCTGAAGTCTAGTCTCCTTGTGGTAGCAGCTCtgctcctcctcatctgcatctgcaCTACTATGGGGCAAGCAGCAAGGCCGGAACCTGGATCAAAGGACCACATGCCACAG CGCGCTGTCTCCGCCGCCGGTGTTGCTGGCCATGAGAAGAGTGGCTCAGCGGCCGGGGTGGAGATGCATCAAGATGAGCCGGAGGAAATGAGAGAACGTGAGGACGACGGAGACGAACGGGAGGAGTGCCTGATGAGGAGGACGTTGGTCGCTCACACCGACTACATCTACACCCAGGGGAAGCACAACTAG